The Plectropomus leopardus isolate mb chromosome 1, YSFRI_Pleo_2.0, whole genome shotgun sequence sequence TCACTAgctcacatatttaaaaaacttacTTTGTCTCTTTAACTTGTGAAGCTTCTTTAGCTTGCTTTTCTTCTTCCCATCACTGTTCTTGATCTTTTTAGGTTTTGTCATCTTAAAGCCTGGGCCAGCTCTGGCATCCACCACCTGAGTCAAAACATCAAGtcaatttaaagccaaaacatggaAACTGGACATGTCAAATCGTGGCTCTGAAAGCAGATATCACTTACGTGGTTCCAGTTTTTCTTGGAGCCATTAGGTAGCTTCTTCCACCTCTTCACCAGTAACACACAGGCATTACAAATGTCTCCAACACGATCTTCTGACAGCCTTAAAAAACGTGAATGAATGATTGGTAAAGTTTAGCACCCTGATGCATTAATTCAACCTTCAattctcaaacacacatgcagaaacacacgTGCAAACGCACAGTGTGAATGAATGAGAGCTTTTACCCAAAACACAGCCCGAAGGTCTCCTCATATCGACTGCTGTCTGTGAAGCGTGAACTGGAGGACTTGGTCTTGCAGATGCAACAGCCGTCGTTACTCCGGTAGATCTTTGACTTGTGAAAGCCAAACATAGTCTGCTTGTTGGTCGGTGTTGTGgcacaaaaatctgaaaacgTAAAACAAAGATCCGGTAATTGTCCCGGCGCGGTAACCGTGGATGTCTGCAGTTGTGTTTTCTACTACCGAAAAGGGGGCGGTccctgcacgcacacacatacacatacaaccGAGCTACTTATaacaatataatttaatatctTGAATGAAACTCTCATTTGATGTAGCGTTACATTGCATATAAAGTgcacaaacaactgaaaaagcATAACTTATTTTGACTAAAGCAACCGAGCATCTTAAGGAATTTAAGTCGCGGAAAaggcaaaacagcaaaaaataaacaaacaaagctgaCATTACACTAAAGCGATAACCTCGTGTCATCGATTgtgttaaagaaacaaaacacaaaaggtcAGGTACGTTACATTTGATGCAGTAGTAACGGATGCAGGCTCCCAAACTTTGCGGCACTCCGCCCGGCTAGTGAATCACAGAGACGTTACACCCACAACACATCGTTTTACTATCGATAACTGGCGTTAATGCTCGTTTTCTGCACATCGGCCTAAACACGGGAGACCTTTGCAAATGTACTGGCACAAAGACAGCGAAAATAGTCGATGGtaagacattttttcagatGAAGATTTGTTCGCAGAAGAAACTCGAAACAAAAAGCGGGCGCTTTTTGAagtgcagaaacaaaaagctACCGGGCTATTCGCTGAATTATATGTAACGTCAACACGCGtgtctaaaaacacacaccgTTATCAACAGTGCAATTCGTGTATGCTGTCAATGTTTCGatgtaatttacttttaaaaagttgcgATTGAAACCACCTTTGCCTTTAAATTCAAACTTTTGCCCGCTAGAGCGCCAAATACGGCTCATTGTTGTTAGCTGTTAGCATGCTAGGTAGCCGAGTTTGCTACCATCACCACGCCACGCTCTCGTTCACTTCCACGTTATCCCATTGTTACACAGCTCGCAACTACTGCAAACCAACACGTCAGGCTACGACCACACCACACTCACATCGGTTtcttcacacacaacaaataagCACAATTTGACAAATGTAATGTCTACGCAAGAGAAATAACAGTGCACTTACTGAACAAAAACTTTGAATGTTCGCCGTATTCTTTTCACGCACTGCGCATGCTCTTACTACGACTGCATACAGCTGTACATTAGCATGTCATTAGCATAAAAAGCCGGAATGAAAGGAGTGAGCGTACAATGACCAAATAAGGAGTGCAGCCGTTGGGTTTGAACCTGGGTTCGACCAATCGCTGCAGTCCTTGCGTGCGCCTCACACCACATGAATGATGGGAGGCGTAGTCCTCGAGCGAGAGATCTCTCCGCGGTCACAGATGTTTAACGGCCTTGTTTCAAACTCAAACTCCCATAAACCACCTGGCTTACggctttaaagaaaaacagctatTTGACATGGCGCGAAagagtttgtttacattttctcagCTGAGGAAGCACATTTGGCAGAGAATGTAGCAGTTATATCACTGCTTTTACTTTACAAGTGATTTATTTGACACAAAAGTGAACATAATTAGATAGGAAATTCATAAATTAGGAAATTTATAAATAGAGAAAGGGtttagaaaaatacagtttagaTTAGATTTAGGAATTCAgctaataatatttttcatcaaCAGTTAATGTcaaacatcatcatttttgCACTACATTTTCTCAAATGAGAGATCACATTTAGAAGATActataaatatgttaaaagtgCTTAGTTACTTTTGAAACGTAaaaggttacagattactaaataccctgttaaaatgtaatgagTGGTGTAACTATTGTAATTACTTCAGTGAAGTAATGTAAATtcttacatttgattacttttccaGCCAACATCTTAACTGGGcattaaagctgaaaaatatcCAGTAACAGATTCCTGCACTGAGAAAAGATGCAGAGCAACAGAATTAATGTTATAGTCTTCATGCAAACTTTTTTATCAATAAGAGTATATTTCAGATGTAACCCCTAAGTATTCACTAACAGAttaataactgtaatttaattacatgttttttaactgagtacaattactttttttttttaaattcatataaaTGTTAAGgcttcccacacattttcatggatgaaatttaaaaaaaaacgtttccATGCCTTTTCAAGGAccaataatcttttttttttttgtcatttcccccttgcttgcatttttttcaaacaaatcagaTTAAAACTTTGTTCAAAAATAATGTCAGTTAGCTGGCAAACATGAGTGAAAGATGGACTGTGGCGATAAAGTGAAGAAACACAACATAGTAAAGAAAACGTCTACagctacataaaataaatttgccattatGTTAAATTTCAGGGAAGGTTATCCAagaaagattactgtaacaatttcattgcACCCAacaaaattctatgactttttcaaaattttcaatATCAATTCCATGACTTTGTACCCCT is a genomic window containing:
- the sinhcafl gene encoding SIN3-HDAC complex associated factor, like isoform X2 — protein: MFGFHKSKIYRSNDGCCICKTKSSSSRFTDSSRYEETFGLCFGLSEDRVGDICNACVLLVKRWKKLPNGSKKNWNHVVDARAGPGFKMTKPKKIKNSDGKKKSKLKKLHKLKRQNSDAHSTTSSVSPAQSPSYSNQSDDGSDIESKQRRPTPSIFSFLDRSYWKRQKVCCGIVYKGRFGEVIIDPRLFKPCCSSKKQKTLASTQVATHLPDTLPPELPGDMKETW
- the sinhcafl gene encoding SIN3-HDAC complex associated factor, like isoform X1 is translated as MFGFHKSKIYRSNDGCCICKTKSSSSRFTDSSRYEETFGLCFGLSEDRVGDICNACVLLVKRWKKLPNGSKKNWNHVVDARAGPGFKMTKPKKIKNSDGKKKSKLKKLHKLKRQTDSDAHSTTSSVSPAQSPSYSNQSDDGSDIESKQRRPTPSIFSFLDRSYWKRQKVCCGIVYKGRFGEVIIDPRLFKPCCSSKKQKTLASTQVATHLPDTLPPELPGDMKETW